Proteins encoded by one window of Candidatus Scalindua japonica:
- the smpB gene encoding SsrA-binding protein SmpB → MEIVATNKKARFNYEIIEKIESGISLKGTEVKSVRNKNVSIGESYAQIKENEVFLHNLHISPYEQGNRENHDPVRVRKLLLHKQEIKKLVSKIQLKGLSLVPLSIYLRKGKVKIELAVGRGKRLVDKRESIKKRTIEREISRIVKK, encoded by the coding sequence ATGGAAATTGTAGCTACGAATAAGAAGGCCCGCTTTAATTATGAAATTATTGAAAAAATAGAGTCGGGTATTTCGTTAAAAGGAACAGAAGTTAAATCTGTTCGGAATAAGAATGTCAGTATAGGTGAAAGTTACGCTCAAATAAAGGAAAATGAGGTTTTTCTTCATAATTTGCACATTAGTCCATACGAGCAGGGAAATCGGGAGAACCATGATCCTGTACGTGTGAGAAAATTACTCCTTCATAAACAGGAGATTAAAAAACTGGTTAGTAAAATACAGCTTAAGGGACTCTCTTTAGTCCCTCTTTCAATTTATTTAAGGAAAGGAAAAGTAAAGATTGAGTTGGCAGTTGGACGAGGCAAACGATTGGTAGATAAAAGAGAATCCATAAAGAAAAGAACAATTGAACGTGAGATTAGTCGTATCGTTAAAAAATAA